The Paenibacillus swuensis genome contains the following window.
AGCAGCTGATTCTGGCGCCTGCCGGCAGCGTGGCGATTTTCAACGCGCATGTGTGGCACGGGGGCACCACCAATCGCACCGCGACTACGCGCCGGGCATGCCACGCCTACTACACCGCCAGCGAACATGAGCAGCAGTTAGACCAGAAGGAGTATATTCGCAAAAGCACGTACGACCGTATTACGGAGGCGGCCCGGTACCTTTTGAACGTGTAGATGTAATCAAATAAGGTTATAAATTTAGACTCGCCAAATCAGTGTCCGGAGGAATATAGCCCAATTGCCGAGCCATGGATGCAATCTGTCCCTTATGGTGAAATTCATGAGTCTCGGTGTGGGTTAACAGCCATAGCGGGGTTGTGCGGAAGGGTTCTTTTTGCCATCTGACTTGGTTCTCGATCGTTTCTTGCCAGCGGTCCTCGAATTCTTCGATGAACTTTAGAACAAGCTCGTCCACAGCTTTAAAACAAGCCCGTACCTGGTTTACATCATATTGTTGAATTTCCTCATCCGTTGCATATACAACTGTACGCTTAAGCCCGAACCGCTCCAGCCAGTTCCGGTAACAATCGGCCACGTGAACGTGGAGTGTAATGATGCTGTCTCTGCCGGAACCCGGCTCCGAATATTGCAGTTTCTCTAGGGGAATCTCCTCCAGAAACGCGAACAGCACTTCTCGGGTTAACCTGAGATATTCGTATTGTTGTCTGAGTACATTAGACATGGATTTGCTCCTTTCAGTTTTGGGAAGATCTTATAAACTTTTTTAATCGAAAAACCTATTAAATCCCAATTTATTTACACTTCGCCTAAGCACTTCATCCTTGCGGATTGAAAAAACCGTAAAAGACCCTTCATACCCATCATAGCATTCATCAAGCGTGTACTTATAAAATTCCTTGTCTGTATGCAAGCTTATACCGAGGCAGTTGAATGTTTGTTTCCCCCTGTCACGCTCCGAGCTCATGCCATCTCTGCTGTTGTCGATTGTCCAAGTAATGACCCTGCCGTTTGAATGCACATCATGAATTGAATATCCTCCATCAATAATAGGCGGAATTAGCATGAGATAGTCCCCTTTTCGGTTCGCATGTCTATGGACCATTTCGTTTAAACGATCTACGTCTGCTTCGTCAAAATCATACAGGATCGATCTTCTAGAAGTATCCTTCCTGTCCGACATCCATGTCACGAACAACACCCCAACCAATACAACGATAATGCCTACCAACGTTCCAATCACTATTTTTGTACGCAAAAAACATCCCCCGTTCCTAAACGGTAAGACGCAAAACCCTCTTGATTCGTTACAAGTTGCACGCACGAGGATTGTGTACATATACACACTAACACTCGCGAGACAGTTGCTTGGGGCGATTTGTGTACTTTTGCACATTAACCAGCCCGGAGCGCGCATCCCCAACCTCACTAGGAAAACCTTTATCGTGGCCTCTCAGAATAGGCAATTGCTTATCATGTTGCATGCTCCTGCTCAACTGCCAAGTATTTAATGCATTTAAGCCCCAATGCTGGGTTATCCCGAAGAATCAGGTAAAAATGATATCCGTTCTTTTCAAAAAAACACTTGTAATAAGAACATTTGTTTGGTATTGTATGACATATACAGAACGTGTGTTCCGGTAATACACAAGGGGAGTGAGGATGGTGTCTATTCATGAAGTAACTTTCGATCAATTCAGACGTAAGTATCATGATGAGGCTTCATGTCTGTCAATCCTGATCTCAACCAAGTGGCCCAACGGATACCGATGCCCACGGTGTGAGTGCGTTAAGGCCAATGTTATCACTACACGTCGACTACCTCTGTATGAATGCCGCAACTGCAAGTATCAAGCTTCCCTTCTCGTGGGAACGATTATGCAAGGAAGCCGCACTTTGCTGCATAAATGGTTTCAAGCTTTATTTCTCATTGCTAACCCTTCAGCTTCAATCAACGCGGTGCAACTATCAACCATTATTGAAGTCACGTATAAGACGGCTTGGTTGATCCTTCATAAACTTCGCCATGCCATTCAGCAAGGAGATGCAGAGCAGCTGCTCACCAGACTTGTCGAAGTGATTTCAGCTGCGTACAATCCGTGCAATTTCCATATTAAAGGCTTTAAGACGATGCGCAATGAGCAGCCATTTGTTGGAGGGGCCACTCTTAACTTTGGCGAAGTTGCCTATATTAAGCTGAAGCATGTTTTTATACCGAAACATCATCCTAACAAAGAACTTAGTTATTGGGATTATTCCAACTTCATTCAGAATCATGTCAGTCATTCGGTCCGAGTTCCTTTTGTTCATTACGGTTACAGAAAGTATAACGCTTGCGACACAATAAATATCATTTGCGATTCGGTTCCTGTTCGAATAAACGAGCGTTATTACGGAGTAAGTGACAAGCATTTACAATCGTATCTGGATGAAGTCTCCTATCGTATCAATCATTCGTTTAAAGCGAACCGCGCGGTATCGAAATTATTTCGGCTGTTCATAGGTACACCTGCTGTTACTTATAAACAACTCATTTCACGCAAACCGATGTGCTTACATGAACAGATTGCTTAACTCACGAACAACCTTTTTTTACAATTTTATATTTCCTTCTCTAGAAACATTAACCCTCATGTTACCTAAAAACAAAAATCACTTCATTGCCTTCTTCGATCACACCACTGAGCTTTCGGGATAACCCGGCATTCCAGTTCTTCGATCACACCACTGAGCCTTCGAGATGACCCAGCATTCCAGCTCTTCTGTCACACCACTGAGCCTTCGGGATAACCCAGCATTCCAGCTCTTCTGTCACACCACTGAGCCTTCGGGATAACCCAGCATACCAGTTCAAATAAGCATCAACCTCCCCACTAAAGAAGTGTAAACTCTATTTTTCGCCATATTTTAAATACTTTCTGTCATATCAAAAAAACAGACCGCTATCTCTAGCAGTCCGCCGTACGTCAACCCTTTAACTTCGTAAACAAATCCCTGAATATAGCGTTCCGGTCCACCGCATGCACATACCGGATCAAGTGGCGCGAGGTGTCCACACTCCACCGGAAATCTTCGGACAACCGCGGGCTGTGAACCAACGCGCTCGGCGTCCAATCCCCGTTATTGAGATAAGCGATGTTCGCGATATCCCAGATGACCCGCGAGTACGCG
Protein-coding sequences here:
- a CDS encoding DUF4362 domain-containing protein, with the translated sequence MRTKIVIGTLVGIIVVLVGVLFVTWMSDRKDTSRRSILYDFDEADVDRLNEMVHRHANRKGDYLMLIPPIIDGGYSIHDVHSNGRVITWTIDNSRDGMSSERDRGKQTFNCLGISLHTDKEFYKYTLDECYDGYEGSFTVFSIRKDEVLRRSVNKLGFNRFFD
- a CDS encoding DinB family protein, which gives rise to MSNVLRQQYEYLRLTREVLFAFLEEIPLEKLQYSEPGSGRDSIITLHVHVADCYRNWLERFGLKRTVVYATDEEIQQYDVNQVRACFKAVDELVLKFIEEFEDRWQETIENQVRWQKEPFRTTPLWLLTHTETHEFHHKGQIASMARQLGYIPPDTDLASLNL